A DNA window from Litorivicinus lipolyticus contains the following coding sequences:
- the denD gene encoding D-erythronate dehydrogenase, producing the protein MKVLIIGGGGFVGQKLARSLVARGQLDGQAIQSISLVDVVMPASIESAAIAVNSSVCDITDPASIANALDASVTHIFLLAAIVSAHAEEDFDAGMQINMQGVWNVLERARALGSVPKVIFTSSIAVYGGEVPDPITDHSFLNPQGSYGIQKAIGELLLNDYSRKGFVDGRGFRLPTISVRPGKPNRAASSFMSSILREPLNGESAVCPVDDDFLHYYLSPRKCVENLIKGAELAAADLGQNRCMLMPGKTWSIGQLIEALTAVAGPGPAQLIRRESQPDIQRIVKGWRFDFHADKALALGLSADESFQDNVRYYLEDDAPVS; encoded by the coding sequence GTGAAGGTATTGATTATTGGAGGCGGCGGTTTCGTCGGCCAGAAATTGGCACGTTCGTTGGTCGCTCGGGGTCAATTGGACGGGCAGGCGATTCAGTCCATCAGTTTGGTCGACGTGGTCATGCCAGCATCGATCGAGAGCGCCGCCATTGCAGTCAACAGTTCGGTCTGTGATATCACCGACCCGGCGTCGATTGCCAACGCCCTCGATGCCAGTGTCACGCACATCTTTTTGCTGGCAGCGATTGTATCGGCGCATGCCGAAGAAGATTTTGATGCCGGTATGCAAATTAATATGCAGGGTGTGTGGAACGTGCTCGAACGCGCCCGTGCCCTTGGTAGCGTGCCGAAGGTCATCTTTACCTCGTCGATCGCGGTCTACGGCGGCGAAGTGCCCGATCCGATAACCGATCACAGTTTCCTGAACCCCCAAGGCTCCTACGGCATTCAAAAGGCGATTGGCGAGCTGTTGTTAAACGATTACAGCCGCAAGGGCTTCGTCGACGGCCGTGGCTTCCGCTTGCCGACCATCTCCGTGCGCCCGGGCAAGCCCAACCGCGCCGCGTCAAGCTTCATGTCGTCGATACTGCGTGAGCCGCTAAACGGCGAGTCCGCGGTGTGCCCGGTTGACGATGACTTCCTGCACTACTATTTGTCGCCGCGCAAATGCGTTGAAAATCTGATTAAAGGGGCTGAATTGGCGGCCGCCGATTTGGGCCAGAACCGTTGCATGTTGATGCCCGGCAAGACCTGGAGCATCGGCCAGCTGATCGAAGCACTGACGGCGGTGGCGGGCCCGGGCCCTGCGCAGTTGATCCGACGCGAATCGCAGCCGGATATTCAGCGAATTGTTAAAGGCTGGCGCTTTGATTTTCACGCCGACAAAGCTTTGGCGCTGGGCCTAAGCGCGGACGAGTCGTTCCAAGACAACGTCCGCTATTACCTTGAGGATGACGCGCCGGTTAGTTAA
- a CDS encoding phosphogluconate dehydrogenase C-terminal domain-containing protein: MTKVALLGAGGKMGVRLATNLNHSRFELDPVEISVEGRARLRDATGLEAVEQALALAEADIVLMAVPDKLIGKIAHTFIAQLKPGAAVIVLDAAAPYAGELPERADITYFCTHPCHPHILEAHDSRAAQQDYFGGIAAPQAIVCALIQGPDAHYALCEEVAQVIYAPVSRSHRCSLEQIAILEPALSETVGATFAMALREATDKAISMGVPAAAAHDFILGHLKIELAIAFGIFPEGRFSDGALMAIDQAKSVVFKDQWLDEVFNLDAIKKSVRDICAD; encoded by the coding sequence ATGACCAAAGTAGCGTTACTGGGTGCCGGCGGAAAAATGGGCGTGCGCCTGGCAACTAACCTGAACCACTCACGCTTCGAGCTCGACCCGGTCGAAATTTCCGTCGAGGGCCGTGCGCGACTGCGCGACGCCACCGGGCTTGAAGCGGTCGAGCAAGCGCTGGCCTTGGCCGAGGCCGACATCGTTTTGATGGCAGTGCCGGACAAACTGATTGGCAAAATCGCCCACACCTTTATTGCGCAATTAAAACCCGGTGCCGCCGTCATCGTGCTGGACGCCGCCGCACCCTATGCAGGGGAATTGCCCGAGCGCGCCGACATCACCTATTTTTGCACGCACCCCTGCCACCCGCACATCCTGGAGGCACACGACAGTCGCGCAGCCCAGCAGGACTACTTTGGTGGCATCGCAGCGCCCCAGGCGATTGTGTGTGCGCTGATTCAGGGACCGGACGCGCATTACGCGCTGTGCGAAGAAGTGGCCCAGGTGATCTATGCGCCGGTATCGCGCAGTCACCGCTGCAGCCTCGAACAGATTGCCATCTTGGAACCGGCGCTGTCGGAAACCGTCGGCGCGACCTTTGCCATGGCGCTGCGCGAAGCCACCGACAAAGCCATTTCCATGGGCGTGCCGGCCGCAGCCGCGCATGACTTTATTCTGGGCCACTTAAAAATTGAGTTGGCGATTGCCTTTGGTATCTTTCCCGAGGGACGCTTCTCGGACGGCGCCTTAATGGCGATCGACCAGGCCAAATCCGTGGTCTTCAAAGACCAGTGGTTGGATGAGGTGTTTAACCTCGATGCCATTAAAAAATCCGTGCGGGACATCTGTGCCGACTAA
- a CDS encoding 2-hydroxyacid dehydrogenase, which produces MSNVLVIGPESDAERAITEAAFDPLYSPSLADAAQLSEAERGAITAIAYRGHHAFGGAEMDAFPALGLIANFGVGYDAIDTVAASARDVRVTNTPDVLNDDVADLTVLMLLAHERQYEGASRWVRDGNWSSQGAYPLGRKVSGRKVGILGLGRIGRDIADRLAAFKSEIHYFARSQKDTPGWQFHSDPVSLAQSVDYLIVALVGGPDTQNFVSKAVIDALGPNGVLVNISRGSTVDEGALLDALEANTLGGAALDVFLNEPHIDPRFLALDNVSFQPHQGSATVETRAAMAQLQRDNVSAFTTGQALLTPVN; this is translated from the coding sequence ATGTCGAATGTACTAGTCATCGGGCCGGAAAGTGATGCCGAGCGCGCCATTACCGAGGCCGCCTTTGACCCCCTTTATAGCCCATCGCTGGCCGACGCAGCCCAACTGAGCGAGGCCGAGCGCGGCGCCATCACGGCGATCGCCTACCGCGGCCACCACGCCTTTGGCGGCGCCGAGATGGACGCATTTCCAGCCCTGGGCCTGATTGCTAACTTCGGCGTCGGCTATGACGCCATCGACACCGTCGCCGCCTCGGCGCGCGACGTGCGCGTGACTAACACCCCGGATGTGCTGAACGACGACGTCGCCGATTTAACCGTACTGATGTTGCTGGCGCATGAACGCCAGTACGAAGGCGCCAGTCGTTGGGTGCGCGACGGCAACTGGTCCAGTCAGGGCGCTTACCCGTTGGGCCGAAAAGTATCAGGCCGCAAAGTCGGCATCTTGGGATTGGGCCGCATTGGCCGCGATATCGCCGATCGTTTGGCCGCCTTCAAAAGCGAAATTCACTACTTTGCGCGCAGCCAAAAAGACACCCCCGGCTGGCAGTTCCACAGCGACCCGGTATCACTGGCGCAATCAGTGGACTACTTGATAGTCGCGCTGGTCGGTGGCCCGGACACGCAAAACTTCGTTTCTAAAGCGGTGATCGACGCGCTTGGGCCGAACGGGGTGCTGGTTAATATTTCACGCGGATCAACGGTCGACGAGGGCGCGTTGCTGGACGCGTTGGAAGCCAACACCCTGGGCGGCGCGGCGTTGGATGTGTTCTTGAACGAGCCGCACATCGACCCGCGTTTTCTGGCGCTGGACAATGTCAGCTTTCAGCCGCACCAGGGGTCAGCCACGGTTGAAACCCGCGCCGCCATGGCCCAGTTGCAGCGCGACAATGTCAGCGCGTTTACAACGGGCCAGGCCCTGTTGACGCCGGTTAACTAA